In the Klebsiella aerogenes KCTC 2190 genome, one interval contains:
- the kdsB gene encoding 3-deoxy-manno-octulosonate cytidylyltransferase, giving the protein MSFVVIIPARFASTRLPGKPLQDINGKPMIVHVLERARESGADRIIVATDHEDVARAVEAAGGEVCMTRADHQSGTERLAEVVEKCAFSDDTIIVNIQGDEPMIPSAIVRQVAENLAASTSGMATLAVPIHDAEEAFNPNAVKVVMDADGYALYFSRATIPWDRDRFAKSREEIGDSLLRHIGIYAYRAGFIRRYVSWAPSPLEQIEMLEQLRVLWYGEKIHVAVAEVVPGTGVDTPEDLERVRAELR; this is encoded by the coding sequence ATGAGTTTTGTCGTCATTATTCCCGCGCGATTTGCCTCCACGCGCCTGCCGGGGAAACCTCTGCAGGATATCAACGGTAAACCGATGATCGTCCACGTGCTGGAGCGCGCCCGCGAATCTGGCGCGGATCGCATTATCGTCGCCACCGATCATGAAGATGTCGCGCGTGCGGTTGAAGCCGCGGGCGGCGAGGTTTGTATGACCCGCGCCGACCATCAATCCGGCACCGAACGTCTGGCGGAAGTCGTTGAAAAATGTGCTTTCAGCGATGACACTATCATCGTCAATATTCAGGGTGATGAACCGATGATCCCGTCGGCGATCGTGCGCCAGGTGGCGGAAAACCTTGCGGCCAGCACCAGCGGGATGGCAACGCTGGCGGTGCCTATTCACGATGCCGAAGAAGCATTTAACCCGAATGCGGTCAAAGTGGTCATGGATGCCGACGGCTATGCGCTCTATTTTTCTCGAGCGACTATTCCCTGGGATCGCGATCGTTTTGCAAAATCGCGCGAAGAAATTGGCGATTCCCTGCTGCGCCATATTGGTATTTACGCTTATCGCGCCGGTTTTATTCGCCGCTACGTCAGCTGGGCGCCAAGCCCACTGGAGCAAATTGAGATGCTCGAACAGCTGCGCGTATTGTGGTATGGCGAAAAAATTCACGTTGCGGTGGCGGAAGTGGTTCCTGGCACTGGCGTGGATACCCCGGAAGATCTGGAACGCGTCCGCGCCGAACTGCGTTAA
- a CDS encoding YcbJ family phosphotransferase codes for MEQLRAELSHLLGEKLSRVECVSEKPSSALWSLYDAQGNPMPLLAKSFTTPGVARQLAWKISLLARSGTVRMPVVYGVMTHEEHPGPDVLLIERLRGVSVEAPARTPERWEQLQDQIVEGLLAWHRHDSGGCVGMVDSTQENVWPHWYRQRVEMLWSTLNLYHDTGLTMQDKRILFRSRESLPQLFSDFNDNCVLVHGCFTLRSMLKDARTDQLLAMVGPGMMLWAPREYELFRLADGGLGEQLLWRYLQRAPVAESFVWRRWLYQLWDEVESLVNTGRFDRARFSFAAKSILPWIA; via the coding sequence ATGGAACAGTTGCGAGCCGAACTGAGCCACCTGCTTGGCGAGAAGCTAAGCCGCGTGGAGTGCGTTAGCGAGAAACCCTCGTCAGCGCTATGGTCGCTGTATGATGCGCAGGGAAACCCGATGCCGCTGTTGGCGAAAAGCTTTACCACGCCCGGCGTGGCGCGCCAGCTGGCGTGGAAAATTTCGCTGCTTGCCCGTAGCGGCACCGTTCGTATGCCGGTGGTATACGGCGTCATGACGCATGAAGAACATCCGGGGCCTGACGTATTGCTCATTGAACGGTTACGCGGCGTTTCAGTAGAAGCGCCGGCGCGCACGCCCGAGCGGTGGGAGCAACTGCAGGATCAGATTGTCGAAGGATTACTGGCATGGCACCGCCACGACAGCGGCGGCTGTGTGGGAATGGTCGATAGCACCCAGGAAAACGTCTGGCCGCACTGGTATCGCCAGCGGGTAGAAATGCTGTGGAGCACGCTCAACCTCTATCATGACACCGGGCTAACGATGCAGGATAAGCGCATTTTATTCCGCAGTCGTGAAAGCCTGCCGCAATTGTTTAGTGATTTCAACGACAACTGCGTGCTGGTCCATGGCTGCTTTACGCTACGTAGCATGCTCAAAGACGCGCGCACCGATCAGCTGTTGGCGATGGTCGGGCCGGGGATGATGCTGTGGGCGCCGCGCGAGTACGAACTGTTCCGCCTCGCCGACGGCGGGTTAGGGGAGCAGCTGCTATGGCGTTATTTGCAGCGGGCGCCGGTCGCGGAGTCTTTCGTCTGGCGGCGCTGGTTATATCAGTTATGGGATGAAGTCGAAAGCCTGGTAAATACCGGGCGCTTCGATCGCGCCCGTTTCTCATTTGCCGCGAAATCAATCCTGCCCTGGATCGCCTGA
- the elyC gene encoding envelope biogenesis factor ElyC, with translation MLFTLKKVLGGMMLPLPLLLLLMAIGIILLWRSRFQKTGKALVTLSWLLLTLLSLQPVADGLLKPIEKSYPTWRGGQSVEYVVVLGGGYTWNPQWAPSSNLINNSLPRLAEGIRLWRENPGAKMIFTGAAAKTNPVSTAEAGARVAESLGVPRSAIIVLDRPKDTEQEAAEVKKAIGGAPFLLVTSASHLPRAMIFFRHAGLNPLPAPANQLAVESALNPWERALPSPYWLMHSERAIYETLGRSWQWLKGASGDPGQD, from the coding sequence ATGCTTTTCACACTGAAAAAGGTATTGGGCGGCATGATGCTGCCGCTTCCTCTGCTGTTATTGCTGATGGCGATCGGCATCATTCTGCTATGGCGCAGCCGTTTTCAAAAAACCGGCAAAGCGCTGGTCACCCTGAGCTGGCTGTTGCTGACGCTGTTAAGCCTGCAGCCGGTGGCCGACGGGTTGTTAAAACCTATCGAAAAAAGCTACCCGACCTGGCGTGGCGGCCAATCCGTTGAGTATGTCGTGGTGCTGGGCGGCGGCTATACCTGGAATCCGCAGTGGGCGCCGAGCTCCAATCTGATCAACAACAGCCTGCCGCGGCTGGCTGAGGGGATCCGGCTGTGGCGGGAAAACCCAGGCGCGAAAATGATCTTTACCGGCGCGGCGGCCAAAACCAACCCGGTTAGTACCGCCGAGGCGGGGGCGCGCGTCGCCGAAAGCCTCGGCGTACCGCGCAGCGCGATTATCGTCCTTGACCGACCAAAAGATACCGAACAGGAGGCGGCTGAAGTAAAAAAAGCCATCGGCGGCGCGCCATTCCTGCTGGTGACATCCGCCTCGCATCTGCCGCGAGCGATGATATTTTTCCGCCATGCCGGACTGAATCCATTACCGGCGCCAGCCAACCAGTTGGCGGTGGAATCGGCGCTTAACCCCTGGGAACGCGCGCTGCCGTCACCGTATTGGCTGATGCACAGCGAACGCGCGATTTACGAGACCCTGGGACGAAGCTGGCAGTGGCTGAAGGGAGCGTCAGGCGATCCAGGGCAGGATTGA
- a CDS encoding winged helix-turn-helix domain-containing protein, whose amino-acid sequence MSVLQLSLKEARHLHLAAQGLLKKPRRRARQTDILSTIQQMSLLQIDTINVVARSPYLVLFSRLGSYPQHWLDDSLRSGELMEYWAHEACFLPRSDFALVRHRMLNPDKMGWKYHKEWMLEHAASIEELLAHIAQNGPVRSADFSHPRKGASGWWEWKPHKRHLEGLFTAGKLMVVERRNFHRVYDLTHRAMPHWDDGRDALSRQEAESIMLRNSARSLGVFRPQWLADYYRLRQPALPALLKGWQDEGLVVPVMVEELGEMWLHRDLQAVLESASGGKLTASHSAVLSPFDPVVWDRKRAEQLFNFSYRLECYTPAPKRQYGYFVLPLLHQGKLVGRMDSKLHRKGGVLEIFSLWLEEGVKVTAGLESGLQRAINDFARWQGAEEVVLRQLPAALFANQRQGWGVDAA is encoded by the coding sequence ATGTCGGTATTGCAACTGTCGCTAAAAGAGGCTCGCCATCTTCATCTTGCGGCGCAGGGGTTACTGAAAAAGCCCCGACGTCGCGCTCGCCAGACTGACATCCTTTCCACCATCCAGCAGATGTCGCTGCTGCAAATCGATACGATCAACGTGGTCGCCCGTAGCCCTTATCTGGTGCTGTTTAGCCGCCTTGGTAGCTATCCGCAGCACTGGCTGGATGATTCCTTGCGTAGCGGCGAACTGATGGAATACTGGGCGCATGAAGCCTGTTTTTTGCCACGCAGCGATTTCGCCCTCGTGCGCCACCGGATGTTGAATCCCGACAAGATGGGCTGGAAATACCATAAAGAGTGGATGCTCGAGCATGCCGCGAGCATAGAAGAGTTGCTGGCGCATATCGCGCAAAATGGCCCGGTTCGCTCGGCGGATTTTTCCCATCCACGTAAAGGCGCCAGCGGCTGGTGGGAGTGGAAACCACATAAACGTCATCTGGAAGGGTTGTTCACCGCCGGCAAACTGATGGTCGTTGAGCGGCGTAATTTTCATCGCGTCTATGATTTAACCCATCGTGCGATGCCGCACTGGGATGATGGGCGCGATGCGCTCTCCCGTCAGGAGGCCGAGTCCATTATGCTACGTAACAGCGCGCGCAGCCTGGGCGTTTTTCGTCCACAGTGGCTGGCCGATTATTATCGTCTACGCCAGCCTGCATTACCGGCGCTGCTGAAGGGCTGGCAGGATGAGGGGCTGGTGGTGCCGGTGATGGTTGAGGAACTGGGTGAGATGTGGCTGCACCGCGATCTGCAAGCTGTGCTGGAATCGGCATCCGGCGGTAAGTTAACCGCCAGCCACAGCGCCGTGCTCTCGCCGTTTGATCCGGTAGTCTGGGACCGTAAACGCGCCGAGCAGTTATTCAACTTCAGCTATCGGCTGGAATGTTATACCCCAGCGCCGAAACGGCAATACGGCTACTTTGTACTACCGTTGCTGCATCAGGGCAAACTGGTTGGCAGGATGGACAGCAAGTTGCACCGTAAGGGCGGCGTGCTGGAGATCTTTTCGCTGTGGCTGGAAGAGGGGGTTAAAGTGACTGCCGGGCTGGAGAGCGGACTCCAGCGAGCAATTAATGATTTTGCGCGCTGGCAAGGGGCAGAAGAGGTTGTGCTGCGCCAGTTACCCGCGGCGCTATTTGCTAACCAGCGGCAAGGTTGGGGTGTTGATGCCGCGTGA
- the ycaR gene encoding protein YcaR: protein MDHRLLEIIACPVCNGKLYYSQDKQELICKADSLAFPLRDGIPVLLENEARSLAVEESQP, encoded by the coding sequence ATGGATCACCGTTTACTCGAAATTATCGCCTGCCCGGTTTGTAACGGTAAGCTGTACTACAGCCAGGATAAGCAAGAGCTTATCTGCAAAGCCGACAGCCTGGCCTTCCCGCTGCGCGACGGGATCCCGGTACTACTTGAAAACGAAGCGCGCTCGCTCGCGGTAGAAGAGAGCCAGCCATGA
- the ihfB gene encoding integration host factor subunit beta translates to MTKSELIERLASQQSHIPAKAVEDAVKEMLEHMASTLAQGERIEIRGFGSFSLHYRAPRTGRNPKTGDKVELEGKYVPHFKPGKELRDRANIYEE, encoded by the coding sequence ATGACCAAGTCAGAATTGATAGAAAGACTTGCCAGCCAGCAATCTCATATCCCGGCGAAAGCGGTGGAAGATGCTGTTAAAGAAATGCTGGAGCATATGGCCTCAACGCTTGCTCAAGGTGAGCGCATTGAAATCCGCGGTTTCGGCAGCTTCTCTCTGCACTATCGAGCACCTCGCACCGGGCGTAACCCGAAGACTGGCGATAAAGTGGAACTGGAAGGTAAATACGTTCCTCACTTTAAGCCCGGGAAAGAACTACGCGACCGCGCCAATATTTACGAAGAGTAA
- the msbA gene encoding lipid A ABC transporter ATP-binding protein/permease MsbA, which produces MQNDKDLSTWQTFRRLWPMIAPFKAGLIVAAVALVLNAASDTFMLSLLKPLLDDGFGKTDRSVLLWMPLVVIGLMVLRGISSYISSYCISWVSGKVVMTMRRRLFGHMMGMPVAFFDKQSTGTLLSRITYDSEQVASSSSSALITVVREGASIIGLFAMMFYYSWQLSLILIVLAPIVSVAIRVVSKRFRNISKNMQNTMGQVTTSAEQMLKGHKEVLMFGGQEVETKRFDKVSNKMRLQGMKMVSASSISDPVIQLIASLALAFVLYAASFPSVMETLTAGTITVVFSSMIALMRPLKSLTNVNAQFQRGMAACQTLFSILDSEQEKDEGTRVIERAKGNLEFHNVTFSYPGREVAALRNINLSIPEGKTVALVGRSGSGKSTIASLITRFYDVDEGQILLDGHDLREYKLSSLRDQVALVSQNVHLFNDTVANNIAYARTEEYTREQIEEAARMAYAMDFINKMDNGLDTIIGENGVMLSGGQRQRIAIARALLRNSPILILDEATSALDTESERAIQAALDELQKNRTSLVIAHRLSTIEQADEIVVVEDGRIVERGSHLDLLEHKGVYAQLHKMQFGQ; this is translated from the coding sequence ATGCAGAACGATAAAGATCTCTCCACGTGGCAGACCTTCCGCCGACTTTGGCCGATGATAGCGCCGTTTAAAGCCGGGCTAATCGTAGCGGCCGTGGCGTTGGTGCTTAACGCGGCAAGTGATACCTTCATGTTATCGCTTCTTAAACCGTTATTGGATGATGGTTTTGGTAAAACGGATCGCTCAGTGCTGTTATGGATGCCGCTGGTGGTGATCGGTTTGATGGTGCTTCGCGGCATCAGTAGCTATATCTCGAGCTACTGTATCTCCTGGGTTTCCGGCAAAGTGGTAATGACGATGCGTCGCCGCCTGTTCGGTCATATGATGGGCATGCCCGTCGCCTTCTTCGACAAACAGTCCACCGGGACGTTGCTGTCGCGTATCACTTACGACTCCGAACAGGTTGCTTCATCTTCCTCCAGCGCGTTGATAACCGTAGTGCGTGAAGGGGCCTCAATTATTGGCCTGTTCGCCATGATGTTCTATTACAGCTGGCAATTGTCGCTGATTCTTATCGTGCTGGCGCCGATTGTGTCAGTCGCGATTCGGGTGGTTTCGAAGCGTTTTCGTAATATCAGTAAGAATATGCAGAACACCATGGGGCAGGTGACCACCAGCGCGGAACAGATGCTCAAAGGGCATAAAGAAGTGCTGATGTTCGGCGGTCAGGAAGTCGAAACCAAGCGTTTTGACAAGGTCAGTAATAAGATGCGCCTGCAGGGGATGAAAATGGTCTCCGCGTCCTCTATCTCCGACCCGGTCATTCAGCTGATTGCCTCTCTGGCTCTGGCCTTTGTGCTTTATGCGGCGAGCTTCCCAAGCGTCATGGAAACCCTGACCGCCGGTACCATCACCGTGGTCTTTTCTTCGATGATCGCGCTAATGCGTCCGCTGAAATCCCTGACTAACGTCAACGCGCAGTTCCAGCGTGGGATGGCGGCATGTCAGACGCTGTTCTCCATTCTGGATTCCGAGCAGGAGAAAGATGAAGGCACGCGCGTGATTGAGCGCGCCAAAGGTAACCTGGAGTTCCACAACGTCACCTTTAGCTATCCTGGTCGCGAAGTTGCCGCGCTGCGTAACATTAATCTGAGCATTCCGGAGGGAAAAACCGTTGCGCTGGTAGGGCGTTCCGGCTCAGGTAAATCCACCATCGCCAGCCTGATTACCCGTTTTTACGATGTTGACGAGGGGCAAATTCTGCTGGATGGCCACGATCTGCGCGAGTACAAACTGAGCTCGTTGCGCGATCAGGTGGCGTTGGTTTCGCAAAATGTGCATCTGTTTAATGACACCGTCGCTAATAACATCGCCTATGCGCGTACCGAAGAGTACACCCGTGAGCAAATTGAAGAAGCGGCGCGTATGGCCTATGCGATGGACTTTATCAACAAGATGGATAACGGTCTGGACACGATTATCGGCGAGAATGGCGTCATGCTCTCCGGCGGTCAACGTCAGCGTATCGCTATTGCGCGTGCGCTGCTGCGCAACAGCCCTATCCTGATCCTCGATGAAGCCACCTCGGCGCTGGATACCGAGTCGGAACGTGCGATTCAGGCGGCACTGGATGAACTGCAGAAAAACCGCACTTCACTGGTTATCGCCCACCGCCTGTCAACTATCGAACAGGCTGACGAAATCGTGGTGGTAGAAGATGGCCGCATTGTTGAACGCGGTAGCCATCTGGATCTGCTGGAACATAAAGGCGTTTACGCGCAGCTACACAAGATGCAATTCGGTCAATGA
- a CDS encoding ComEC family protein, whose amino-acid sequence MRLPHLAGCAIIGISPLLWLPALPNMLSVWCLIGAALIIATLRKPCTTYAALTLLFFVWGILHARQALWPTEHIPGRNRQAIIELVGGDGLTSWQGKIIRLEGRRLYPAVGITLYGSELPEAGCVGQRWLMTIRARPVHGQLNEGGFDSQRYALAQHRPLSGRFLNASSLDSRCSFRARYLASLNRTLAKYPWKTVMLGLGMGERLAVADEIKRLMQETGTSHLMAISGLHIALGASLGWLLVRGIQFFLPCRWIGWRIPLLVGLGCALFYAWLTGMQPPALRTCAALSAGCLLRLQARRWSPWQIFCCCIAAILLADPLAMISESLWLSVFAVAALIFWYQLAPLRRLRCRSPWRQLLALGHLQCGLMLLLAPLQIGLFHGISLTSLIANLVAVPLVTFLIVPLILAAMLLHLSGPVLLEMALWQLADRLLAILFWFLRHLPAGWLSLDERWLAISVLPWLALLAWRFQAWRQMPLLCMSGVALLSWPFWRTATPGEWRVTMLDVGQGLAIVIERQGAAMLYDTGPAWPGGDSGQRLIVPWLRWRGLHPEGVILSHEHLDHRGGLNALIKAWPHLVIRSPLKLRGHLPCHRGETWRWRGLRFQALWPLPAGEHKGNNGSCVVRVDDGKRSVLLTGDIEIPAEQKMMSHYWQHLTSTLIQVPHHGSNTSSSLTLLQRVGGEAAIASAARYNAWKMPSSKVVQRYRQQGYLWFDTPHSGQITLIFSPDGWQIQSLRDQLLPRWYHQWFGAEA is encoded by the coding sequence ATGCGATTACCACATCTGGCAGGCTGCGCCATAATCGGAATTTCGCCGCTGCTTTGGCTACCGGCGCTACCGAATATGCTAAGCGTCTGGTGCTTGATTGGCGCTGCGCTAATCATTGCAACGCTGCGCAAACCTTGCACAACGTATGCCGCATTGACGTTGCTATTTTTCGTATGGGGAATATTACATGCCCGGCAAGCGCTGTGGCCCACTGAGCATATTCCCGGACGCAACCGACAGGCCATTATTGAGCTGGTAGGCGGTGATGGCCTGACGAGCTGGCAAGGTAAGATAATTCGTCTTGAGGGTCGGCGTTTATATCCTGCGGTTGGGATTACCCTCTACGGCAGCGAACTGCCTGAAGCAGGCTGCGTTGGGCAGCGCTGGCTGATGACCATCCGCGCTCGTCCGGTACATGGACAGTTAAATGAGGGCGGCTTCGATAGCCAGCGCTACGCTCTGGCACAGCATCGCCCGCTTAGCGGACGTTTTCTAAATGCCTCATCGCTTGATTCACGTTGCAGCTTCCGGGCTCGCTATCTGGCCTCGTTAAACCGCACACTCGCTAAGTATCCATGGAAAACGGTGATGCTGGGGCTGGGAATGGGGGAGCGCCTGGCAGTTGCGGATGAGATAAAAAGATTAATGCAGGAGACGGGAACCTCCCATTTAATGGCTATCTCCGGCCTGCATATTGCGCTGGGGGCGTCGCTTGGCTGGTTGCTGGTTCGTGGAATACAGTTCTTTCTTCCGTGCCGCTGGATAGGCTGGCGGATACCGCTGCTTGTCGGGTTAGGCTGCGCGCTGTTTTACGCCTGGCTTACCGGCATGCAACCCCCGGCGCTGCGTACCTGTGCGGCCTTAAGCGCAGGATGTCTGTTAAGGCTACAGGCCAGGCGTTGGTCGCCGTGGCAAATCTTTTGCTGTTGTATTGCGGCAATACTGTTGGCTGATCCGCTGGCGATGATTTCAGAAAGCCTGTGGTTATCGGTGTTTGCGGTTGCTGCGTTGATTTTCTGGTATCAGCTTGCGCCGCTTCGCCGGCTCCGCTGTCGTTCACCGTGGCGGCAACTGTTGGCGCTGGGCCACCTGCAATGCGGCCTGATGTTACTGCTGGCGCCGCTGCAGATAGGGCTTTTTCATGGGATTAGCCTGACTTCATTGATAGCAAACCTGGTTGCCGTTCCGCTGGTGACATTTCTGATAGTCCCGCTGATTTTAGCGGCGATGCTACTGCATCTAAGCGGCCCGGTGTTGCTTGAAATGGCGTTATGGCAACTCGCCGATCGTCTGCTGGCAATATTATTCTGGTTCTTACGCCATTTGCCTGCCGGATGGTTATCGCTTGACGAACGGTGGTTGGCGATCAGTGTACTACCGTGGCTGGCGCTCCTGGCATGGCGTTTTCAGGCCTGGCGTCAGATGCCGTTACTCTGTATGAGCGGCGTGGCGCTACTCAGTTGGCCCTTCTGGCGCACCGCGACGCCAGGCGAGTGGAGAGTGACGATGTTGGATGTCGGACAAGGGTTAGCGATAGTCATTGAGCGTCAAGGGGCGGCAATGCTGTACGATACCGGCCCCGCCTGGCCGGGAGGCGATAGCGGCCAGCGACTCATCGTGCCCTGGTTGCGCTGGCGCGGTCTCCATCCGGAAGGGGTCATCCTGAGCCACGAACATCTTGATCATCGCGGTGGTCTGAATGCGCTCATTAAGGCGTGGCCGCATCTCGTGATTCGCAGTCCGCTTAAGCTGCGTGGACATCTACCCTGCCACAGAGGAGAAACCTGGCGCTGGCGAGGGCTTCGATTTCAGGCGCTTTGGCCGTTGCCTGCGGGTGAGCATAAAGGAAACAATGGTTCCTGTGTGGTTAGGGTCGATGACGGCAAGCGCAGCGTTTTACTTACCGGTGATATCGAAATTCCGGCCGAACAGAAAATGATGAGTCATTACTGGCAGCATCTTACGTCTACACTTATTCAGGTTCCGCACCACGGTAGTAATACATCATCCAGTCTGACATTACTGCAGCGGGTAGGAGGAGAGGCGGCCATCGCATCGGCAGCGCGGTACAATGCCTGGAAGATGCCTTCCAGTAAGGTCGTGCAGCGTTATCGCCAACAGGGGTATCTGTGGTTTGATACTCCGCACTCAGGGCAAATTACGCTTATTTTTTCTCCAGATGGTTGGCAAATCCAGAGCTTACGGGATCAACTTTTACCTCGTTGGTATCATCAGTGGTTTGGCGCAGAGGCGTAG
- the lpxK gene encoding tetraacyldisaccharide 4'-kinase: protein MIARIWSGESPLWRLLLPLSWLYGLVSAFIRLSYKLGWKKAWRAPVPVVVVGNLTAGGNGKTPVVVWLVEQLQQRGIRVGVVSRGYGGKADSYPLVLDDATSTAQAGDEPVLIHQRTGAPVAVSPLRSEAVKALLAAHDLQIIVTDDGLQHYKLARDVEIVVIDGVRRFGNGWWLPAGPMRERASRLQSVDAVIVNGGVARPGEIPMQLRPGMAVNLLTGERRDVATLDNVVAMAGIGHPPRFFATLENCGVRPVKTVALADHQALSQSAVAALVTPSQTLLMTEKDAVKCREFAAANWWYLPVDAIMTDDRAQRLLADLVTLAQR from the coding sequence ATGATAGCGCGCATCTGGTCCGGCGAATCGCCGCTCTGGCGGCTATTGCTGCCGCTCTCCTGGCTGTATGGCCTGGTGAGCGCTTTCATTCGCCTTAGCTATAAGCTGGGGTGGAAAAAAGCCTGGCGCGCGCCGGTGCCGGTAGTCGTGGTCGGTAACCTGACCGCCGGCGGCAACGGTAAAACGCCGGTGGTGGTGTGGTTGGTGGAGCAACTACAGCAGCGCGGTATTCGCGTCGGCGTGGTGTCTCGCGGTTACGGCGGCAAAGCCGACAGCTATCCGTTGGTTCTGGATGACGCGACCAGTACGGCGCAGGCGGGCGATGAACCGGTGTTGATTCATCAGCGTACCGGCGCGCCGGTAGCGGTTTCTCCGCTGCGAAGTGAGGCGGTAAAAGCGTTATTAGCCGCTCACGATTTACAAATTATCGTCACCGATGACGGTCTGCAGCACTATAAGCTGGCGCGGGATGTAGAAATTGTCGTGATTGACGGTGTACGCCGCTTTGGCAACGGCTGGTGGCTGCCGGCCGGGCCGATGCGCGAGCGCGCATCCCGTTTGCAAAGCGTCGATGCCGTTATCGTCAACGGCGGGGTCGCCCGCCCGGGTGAAATTCCGATGCAGTTGCGTCCCGGCATGGCGGTGAACCTGCTTACCGGCGAGCGTCGCGATGTTGCGACCCTCGATAACGTAGTAGCGATGGCCGGCATTGGCCATCCGCCGCGCTTTTTCGCGACGCTAGAAAACTGCGGCGTGCGGCCGGTGAAAACCGTGGCGCTGGCGGATCATCAGGCGCTGAGTCAAAGCGCTGTCGCCGCATTGGTAACCCCGTCGCAGACGTTGTTGATGACCGAGAAAGACGCGGTAAAATGCCGTGAATTCGCCGCCGCTAACTGGTGGTATCTGCCGGTTGACGCCATAATGACCGATGATCGCGCACAGCGGTTGCTCGCGGACTTAGTGACGCTGGCGCAACGTTAA
- the mukF gene encoding chromosome partition protein MukF: MSEFSQTVPELVAWARKNDFSISLPVDRLSFLLAVATLNGERLEGEMTEGVLVDAFRHVSDAFEQTSETISQRANNAINDMVRQRLLNRFTSEITEGNAIYRLTPLGIGITDYYIRQREFSTLRLSMQLSIVAGELKRAADSADEGGDEFHWHRNVFAPLKYSVAEIFDSIDLTQRIMDEQQQQVKDDIAQLLNKDWRAAISSCELLLSETSGTLRELQDTLDAAGDKLQANLLRIQDATIARDDLHFVDRLVFDLQSKLDRIVSWGQQAIDLWIGYDRHVHKFIRTAIDMDKNRVFAQRLRQSVQTYFDAPWALTYASADRLLDMRDEEMALRDEEVTGELPADLEFEEFNEIREQLAALIEAQLAVYKEKGMPLDLGLVAREFLAQYPRARHFDVARIVVDQAVQLGVAQADFTGLPAKWQPINDYGAKVQAHVIDKY, from the coding sequence ATGAGTGAATTTTCCCAGACAGTCCCCGAACTGGTTGCCTGGGCCAGGAAAAATGATTTTTCCATCTCGCTGCCGGTCGACAGACTCTCTTTTCTGCTGGCTGTCGCCACGCTGAACGGCGAGCGGCTGGAAGGGGAAATGACCGAGGGAGTACTGGTGGACGCGTTCCGCCACGTCAGTGATGCGTTTGAGCAGACCAGCGAAACCATCAGCCAGCGCGCCAATAACGCCATCAACGATATGGTGCGCCAGCGTCTGCTGAACCGCTTTACCAGCGAAATAACGGAAGGGAATGCGATCTACCGCCTGACGCCGTTAGGTATTGGCATTACCGACTACTATATTCGCCAGCGTGAATTCTCCACCCTGCGTTTGTCGATGCAGCTGTCGATTGTGGCCGGCGAACTGAAGCGGGCTGCAGATTCTGCGGATGAGGGCGGCGATGAATTCCACTGGCATCGCAACGTCTTTGCGCCGCTGAAATATTCGGTGGCGGAAATCTTCGATAGTATCGATCTGACTCAACGCATCATGGATGAGCAGCAACAGCAGGTGAAAGACGATATCGCCCAGTTGCTGAACAAAGACTGGCGCGCGGCGATTTCCAGCTGCGAACTGTTGCTGTCCGAAACCTCCGGCACTCTGCGCGAATTGCAGGATACTCTGGATGCGGCGGGCGATAAGCTACAGGCCAACCTGCTGCGTATCCAGGACGCCACCATCGCGCGCGACGATCTGCATTTTGTCGACCGTCTGGTGTTCGATCTGCAAAGCAAGCTCGACCGTATTGTCAGCTGGGGTCAACAGGCTATCGACCTGTGGATCGGTTACGATCGTCACGTACATAAATTTATCCGTACCGCCATCGATATGGATAAAAACCGCGTGTTCGCCCAGCGTTTGCGTCAGTCGGTACAGACCTACTTCGACGCTCCGTGGGCGCTGACCTATGCCAGCGCCGACCGTTTGCTGGATATGCGCGATGAAGAGATGGCGCTGCGCGATGAAGAAGTCACCGGCGAACTGCCGGCAGACCTTGAATTCGAAGAGTTCAACGAAATTCGCGAGCAGCTGGCCGCGCTGATTGAAGCGCAGCTGGCGGTCTACAAAGAGAAGGGTATGCCGCTGGATCTCGGCCTGGTGGCGCGAGAGTTTCTGGCGCAGTATCCGCGCGCGCGTCACTTTGACGTCGCGCGAATCGTTGTTGACCAGGCGGTACAGCTGGGCGTCGCCCAGGCAGATTTCACCGGACTGCCGGCAAAATGGCAGCCGATTAATGATTACGGAGCCAAGGTACAGGCGCATGTCATTGACAAATATTGA